From a region of the Odoribacter splanchnicus DSM 20712 genome:
- a CDS encoding efflux RND transporter periplasmic adaptor subunit has translation MKIEKLKMTRMHNLFIITLSAMCVACGGKNQGRQQTVPEFAVITLQPETVKLTSAYPATFKGRQDVEIRPNVSGFITKLCVDEGSSVQKGQTLFVIDPVQYEEAVNVAKAAVEVAKANVATAELTAKNKRQLEQKNIISKFDLQTAENALASSEAALAQAKAQLTNAEKNLSYTQVTSPVNGVMGKVPFRVGSLVSPSMTTPLTTVSDISEMYAYFSMTEKQLLDLIRQDSTSSKILEKMPPVSLTTADGRPYSQQGKIETISEVIDQTTGSVSVRATFSNPQRLLRSGGTGSVIIPSQLQNVLVVPQKATYELQDKRFVFVVDADSKVKNTEVEVFKLDDGKNFVVTSGLNPGDRIVIEGVGTLRDGTQIQPITPEAAAAKIKAATQPVNK, from the coding sequence ATGAAAATTGAAAAATTGAAAATGACTCGAATGCACAACTTATTCATCATTACCTTGAGTGCAATGTGTGTCGCATGTGGAGGAAAAAATCAGGGAAGACAACAAACGGTTCCCGAATTTGCAGTAATCACTTTACAGCCCGAAACGGTAAAATTGACCTCTGCTTATCCGGCAACTTTCAAAGGACGCCAGGATGTCGAGATCCGTCCGAATGTAAGTGGTTTTATTACGAAACTATGTGTAGACGAAGGCTCGAGTGTCCAAAAAGGCCAAACCTTATTTGTTATCGATCCTGTTCAATACGAAGAAGCTGTCAACGTAGCAAAAGCTGCTGTAGAAGTAGCTAAAGCCAATGTTGCGACCGCAGAATTGACGGCAAAAAACAAGCGGCAACTCGAACAAAAGAATATTATCAGTAAATTCGATCTTCAGACAGCAGAGAATGCGCTGGCTTCCAGCGAGGCAGCCCTGGCTCAGGCGAAGGCACAGCTGACCAACGCCGAAAAAAATCTCTCCTATACGCAAGTCACAAGTCCCGTCAACGGAGTCATGGGAAAAGTACCTTTCCGGGTCGGTTCCCTGGTCAGTCCGAGTATGACGACTCCGCTCACAACGGTTTCCGATATTTCAGAAATGTATGCTTATTTTTCTATGACTGAAAAACAATTACTCGACCTGATCCGTCAGGACAGCACTTCCAGTAAGATTTTGGAAAAAATGCCTCCGGTATCTTTAACCACCGCAGACGGCCGTCCTTATTCCCAGCAAGGAAAAATCGAGACGATCAGTGAAGTAATCGACCAAACAACCGGATCGGTAAGCGTACGTGCCACCTTCAGCAACCCTCAACGTCTATTGAGAAGCGGAGGCACCGGTTCCGTTATCATTCCTTCCCAACTTCAGAATGTGTTGGTGGTACCTCAAAAAGCCACCTACGAACTTCAGGATAAACGTTTTGTGTTTGTCGTAGATGCCGACTCGAAGGTAAAAAATACTGAAGTCGAAGTATTCAAATTGGATGACGGTAAAAATTTCGTCGTTACTTCGGGATTAAATCCGGGAGACAGAATCGTTATCGAAGGAGTAGGAACGCTCCGGGACGGCACCCAGATCCAACCGATCACTCCTGAGGCTGCAGCTGCCAAAATCAAAGCTGCCACCCAACCTGTGAATAAATAA
- a CDS encoding 2-hydroxyacid dehydrogenase has product MAFKIAFFDTKPYDRASFDEVNEKYGFEILYHKGQLNRNNVVLTQGMDAICIFVHDTADTAIIEQMAGYGVKLIALRAAGYNNVDLAAAKDKLKVVRVPAYSPYAVAEHAVALMLALNRKIHRAYWRTRDGNFALHGLMGFDMNGKTAGIIGTGKIARILIRILQGFGMKVVAYDLYPDEKYAREVGISYVSLDGLYAQADMISLHVPLTDQTKNMIDAQSIAKMKEGTIIINTSRGQLIHTNALIEGLKSKKIAAAGLDVYEEEEGYFYEDQSDKIIDDDVLARLLSFNNVIVTSHQGFFTREAMHNIAETTLQNIQDFIDGKTLVNEVS; this is encoded by the coding sequence ATGGCTTTTAAAATTGCATTTTTTGATACAAAACCTTATGACAGGGCTTCGTTTGATGAGGTGAATGAAAAATATGGTTTTGAGATTCTGTACCACAAAGGGCAGTTGAACCGGAATAATGTGGTCTTGACCCAAGGAATGGATGCGATCTGTATTTTTGTGCATGACACGGCGGATACCGCAATTATTGAGCAAATGGCCGGTTACGGGGTCAAACTGATCGCTTTAAGGGCTGCCGGATATAATAATGTAGATTTGGCTGCTGCTAAAGATAAATTGAAAGTGGTTCGGGTACCTGCTTACTCTCCTTATGCAGTTGCCGAACATGCTGTTGCACTGATGTTGGCTTTGAACCGGAAAATTCATCGGGCTTATTGGCGTACCCGGGATGGTAATTTCGCTTTACATGGCCTGATGGGATTCGATATGAATGGGAAAACAGCCGGAATTATCGGGACTGGGAAGATTGCACGGATTCTGATCCGGATTTTGCAGGGGTTCGGTATGAAAGTAGTGGCTTATGATCTTTATCCGGATGAAAAATATGCCCGGGAGGTCGGGATCTCTTATGTTTCATTGGATGGTCTGTATGCACAAGCAGACATGATTTCTTTGCATGTTCCCCTGACTGATCAGACCAAAAACATGATCGACGCACAGTCTATCGCTAAAATGAAAGAAGGCACGATAATCATAAATACGAGTCGGGGACAATTGATCCATACCAATGCCTTGATCGAAGGGTTGAAAAGTAAAAAAATAGCAGCTGCCGGATTGGATGTTTATGAAGAAGAAGAGGGGTATTTTTATGAAGATCAATCGGATAAAATTATCGATGATGATGTCCTGGCCCGTTTACTCTCGTTCAATAATGTCATCGTTACCTCACATCAGGGATTTTTTACCCGGGAAGCAATGCACAATATTGCAGAGACTACCTTGCAAAATATACAGGATTTTATCGATGGAAAGACATTGGTAAATGAAGTTTCCTAA
- a CDS encoding M20 metallopeptidase family protein produces the protein MDSEEIYKQAILFRRWLHRHPEVSTQEFQTQAFVIDVLKEYKIPYKTYGTGIIATLGEGADCVALRADMDALRVQEDTGLPYCSETSGLMHACGHDMHTAMLLGAAIILKSKEAELGGTLKLVFQPSEEKRPGGARLLLPHLLEPPVPKAIFGQHVFPGLPVGQIGIRPGAFFASSDNIIFAVEGKGTHAAMPQLGSDPILAATALIQFYQTIITKFRNPLIPAVLSITSIHGGTANNVIPDRVEVMGTVRTHDNALRHRIFELIDEKSPAICDLYGCRFVPDMPWNGLPPLVNDPVLTKEVKKLAAGLPQVRQIVESEPLTLGEDFAIYLQELPGVFWTLGVRPPEAEEMCPLHNPGMAPDERAIRVGIDMLVATGLRFLKKG, from the coding sequence ATGGATTCAGAAGAAATTTATAAGCAGGCTATTTTATTCCGGCGTTGGTTGCACCGGCATCCCGAAGTTTCTACCCAGGAATTTCAGACGCAAGCTTTTGTCATCGACGTACTGAAGGAATATAAAATACCTTATAAAACTTACGGGACAGGAATTATAGCCACTTTGGGTGAAGGAGCCGATTGTGTCGCTTTACGGGCTGACATGGATGCGCTGCGGGTACAGGAAGATACCGGATTACCTTATTGTTCGGAGACTTCCGGGCTGATGCACGCTTGTGGACATGATATGCATACTGCTATGTTATTGGGGGCGGCTATTATTTTAAAAAGTAAAGAGGCAGAGTTGGGTGGGACCCTGAAACTTGTTTTTCAACCGAGTGAAGAAAAACGTCCCGGAGGAGCAAGATTATTATTGCCTCATTTGCTGGAACCTCCCGTACCGAAAGCCATATTCGGTCAGCATGTATTTCCCGGATTACCGGTTGGACAGATCGGTATACGTCCGGGAGCCTTTTTTGCTTCTTCCGATAATATTATTTTTGCAGTGGAAGGAAAAGGGACACATGCGGCCATGCCTCAGCTGGGGTCCGATCCTATTTTGGCAGCTACGGCCCTGATCCAGTTTTATCAGACTATTATTACTAAGTTCCGTAATCCTCTCATCCCGGCAGTGCTTTCGATTACTTCTATTCATGGGGGAACAGCCAATAATGTGATACCGGATCGGGTAGAGGTGATGGGCACGGTGCGTACACATGATAATGCGTTGAGGCACCGGATTTTTGAATTGATCGATGAGAAATCTCCGGCTATTTGTGATTTATACGGTTGTCGTTTTGTACCCGATATGCCTTGGAATGGATTACCTCCGTTGGTCAATGATCCGGTATTGACAAAGGAAGTGAAGAAGCTGGCGGCAGGCTTGCCGCAAGTGCGGCAGATCGTCGAATCGGAACCCTTGACTTTAGGGGAAGACTTTGCTATTTATTTGCAGGAATTGCCGGGTGTTTTCTGGACTTTGGGGGTGCGGCCACCGGAAGCAGAGGAAATGTGTCCTTTGCATAATCCGGGAATGGCACCCGACGAGCGGGCTATACGGGTCGGAATCGATATGCTGGTTGCGACGGGCTTGCGTTTTTTGAAAAAAGGATAG